TTGCTTCTGGCTTTGCCAGGCAGAGGAGTTTCTTGCTGGAAAAACGATGCGTTTCGGCTCGTTTCGGAGGAGGAGGACGTTTCGGATGTCAGCGACTTTGTGGTGTTAGCTGTGGCTGAGCTTGTGGAAAGGAATTGCAGGGTGTCTAGTTCTTTTTCAACTGAGAATGAGTCCTCCACGAAATTCGAAAGCCATTCCAGCTCCGCCAAGTCCTCATACTGCGTAATCAtaggaatttaaaaaaaaaaaaagtcaattttGAACAATTAAACATAATTCAACGTAAATTATTCGTTATCGTTTCCCGAAATGATAAATTagattaataatattaatattttggaGTTAAAAAATATTTACCGGAACGCAAAGGTCACCGGAGAAATGAGAATCGCCAAAGCTACGGTTTCCGGAAAACTGATGTTCCCCGCCCGAAATGGAGGAATTGCAGCTATCGACTGCGGTGACAGTCGAAGAATCGGTAGAGTTACCGGCGACATTATCGAAGAAACCGTCAGTGACCATAGGTTCTTCATGAGAAAGGTCAAGAAGGTCATCAATGGTGAAATGTTCGCTGGATTTCTGTTCGGACTGCCTCTTCTCATTCGAAAAATCTACGGCTGCGGCACCAAAGTAGCCGCCGACTAAGTACTCCGGCACTTCCATTGGCGATAGTAATGTAAAATTGTTAATAATACTCAGAAAGGATTGATGAAAACGGACGCGTTTTAGGGATTGAGCTTGTGATTGAGGAGAGAGGGAAATGAGTCTGGGAGAGAAGAGTGGGAATGGGATGGGGTTTTGAGGAGTGAAGGGAGGGACTAAAatgaaattttctaaaaaattgaGAGCATCTTTTTACATGCAGAGAGTGATGATTTTAATAATGAGGAAGTGACTTGCAAGTCCTGTAAACTTATAATATTTTAAACtactatttttttccttttccttttcctttttctttttctttttttggtaagtaaagtattaatttttaattatatgaatttaacGTAAAACTTAACTCaatttaaccttttttttttattaatattatgttTGAacgttaaaaaaaatatgaaagttATTTTGAATGTTTGCCCGTTGAGCTGACAATATTGCCCCTTGAATCAACTTCTGCAGTCCAACCCCtataaatcaaaaaaaaaaacgtTTATTAAATGCTTTTGTTCTGTTTACTATAATTATGTTTGCTAAAATCGAAAAAAAAGGTAATTTGAAGTGTTTactaaaaatatgttttttaattttttcatcgAATTAATTTCTGTGTAGAATTATTACTCAAACTAAACCTAAATAacgattaagaaaataaaatatattcgaAGGAGAGAGACTAAGCAACAAGTAGCTTTTAGACTGTAAAGTGTTAAATAAAGATGCAAAAATTTCAAAGTGGATTGAgagaaaaagaaattgaaactaGATTTAAACGAGAATGCAACTAGTCTTTTTTGTTCTTTGGTTCTTTCGAAAAAATAAATGCGTTATCTACAAAATTGAACTGATCAAATAATGCACTATAATTTATTGTAGTAACGAGTTTCAACTCAACTCACTGAGTTGTGGTCCAACCCCGAGTCATGTAAAATATCAAGGGAGCAAAACAGCAGGCTgtaaaaatagaaattaaaaataaaataaaataaaaaagttagtCATCGGTCTAACATTGTGTACTTTGCTCAACAAGGCACTCAATTTTGAGGGGATTAACCAATTGAGGGGCAAAAGAGTCAAATAACGAAATTTCTTAAccttatgtaatttttaattaattaagtaattaagcGTATATTAAGTAGGAgattaaaaatgatttaaaaattaaacaGCCTATAGAATCGATCTCTTGTGACTCCTCCAATAGCGTCCAAGTTTACAGCCGGATTCCTCTGCTCCTAATAATTTTTTTACTCTTGGGAAATGTGctcctttaattttttttcctttatttatttttttcttctgaaatttttctttattttatttattggttttTTAAACTTATGATTAGTTGTAGTTTCTACCCCCTATTTCCCTATCATAACCAAAACCTGTTATTATAATCTCAACCCACGTTTAAGCACGATGGTTACAGCTCAACGAAGAGAAAGCAACGGTCAAGATCTCATCCACGTGGCGGATTGAAAGAATTCACTTTTAATCTTCTTACCTGCCACGTcggtttgtttttgttttcgaCCTATTCCAAAGGCCAAATGACTTCAATGCAAGATAATATTAGATGAAACTTAAGATTTGTATCCACCTTCGATTTTaataagaaattttttttgttttggaaaATGGAAAGGAAAAAATGATTTCATAAATTTGAGCAGAGAGagacttttttatatttttttgtagaaatttataattattataaattttaaataattatactatattaaagttttaatttttttttaaataattcttaattaaaatataatatattttttttttatcttcaaaTTCAAGATCCAAGACTTTACAAAGAAGGCCATCTATGAAAAGATATATTATGCTTACTCTAAAATTAACAAATTCccatattaattaaaaatataaaatacattaataattttctttgatCACTTCGAAAATTGGGTATTTTCCAGACGTTCAAAACAAGGATATATCTAAAGAATGtgtttataaatataaaatatttctaATTTCTATCAAATTATAGAATCAgctattaaataaaatatatagaacCCAAAAAAtgctatatatgtttatttatattgACCAACAGGgtatagaaataataataataagttttaTTTGAAATTATAATATATCCGAGTAATTGTAAGGACACTAATCCCAAAAAAATGGTAATTTGGATAAGGACAGAGTTACATTTATTACGATCAAATTTCGTCAACTATATTATTTCATTTTACTTTTGATGGTTTGTAAAACCCGAAGTAAATTCCTTGTTTGTTGAATCAGTATCATGTTTGTAATCTCTAAAATAATTTTGTACTTTATGGTTATTGCCATATTAAGGGATGGTGCGGGTCCTATGAGCACGTGAGTTGATGGAGGTGGTGTCAGCGAACATGTGAGGGGCCAGCCAATGGCTATGGTTGGCTGGTCAAATCCACGTGGCTGGAATCTAATTGAGGACCTTTTATTTCATTCACTTTCCTTTGTTGCTTCCCACACGTGCATTACGCTTACTAACATGGTAGCACGTGTGCGTGGCACGCCTCTCACGTGCCTATCACCTTAACGCTTACTActtcatttttttcaaaaaaaatggGCTAGCTAGGAACAACTTGAACTTGATGCATGCATGGCCTTGTTCAAAGATTGGCTAATTTCAATTATTGATTGATTTGGATAACTCGGTGTTAAATATATGAACACGCACACACATTACCATCATAAGATGATTCCTCTTCAACTTCCTCATCATATGAAAGCAATTTTCCTTAATTAATTTGGCtccttaaagaaaataaaataaaaaacgaCAAATTGTTTCAAAGCTTCCCAATTTG
This genomic interval from Humulus lupulus chromosome 8, drHumLupu1.1, whole genome shotgun sequence contains the following:
- the LOC133794351 gene encoding GATA transcription factor 9-like, with the translated sequence MEVPEYLVGGYFGAAAVDFSNEKRQSEQKSSEHFTIDDLLDLSHEEPMVTDGFFDNVAGNSTDSSTVTAVDSCNSSISGGEHQFSGNRSFGDSHFSGDLCVPYEDLAELEWLSNFVEDSFSVEKELDTLQFLSTSSATANTTKSLTSETSSSSETSRNASFFQQETPLPGKARSKRSRAAPGDWTTRLLHLVTPNDDGTKPVKTTPSKKKEAGSSSNGNSDSSGRKCLHCAAEKTPQWRTGPLGPKTLCNACGVRYKSGRLVPEYRPAASPTFVSAKHSNSHRKVLELRRQKDFHRAQHQHFLSQSSIFGVSNGGDDYLIHHHNGPDFRHMI